The following proteins come from a genomic window of Halalkalicoccus subterraneus:
- the pdxS gene encoding pyridoxal 5'-phosphate synthase lyase subunit PdxS, producing MAEETDIEELKRGTDLVKRGFARMQKGGVIMDVVNAEQARVAEEAGAVAVMALEAVPADIRKRGGVARMADPADVSEIVESVSVPVMGKSRIGHTKEAQILEAVGVDMIDESEVLTPADDAYHIDKREFTAPFVCGARDLGEALRRIEEGAAMIRTKGEAGTGDVNQAVHHQRQIKGAIRRIEGMSHEEREAFAREIEAPAHLVHETAEVGRLPVVNFAAGGIATPADAALMMHHGCDGIFVGSGIFGAQNPEAMADAIVAATTNWDGPEKLAEIASNVGKSMKGDANVDLPDEEKMQNRGV from the coding sequence ATGGCCGAGGAGACCGACATCGAGGAGCTGAAGCGTGGCACCGATCTCGTCAAACGCGGCTTTGCACGGATGCAGAAAGGCGGCGTCATCATGGACGTCGTCAACGCCGAACAGGCCCGCGTCGCAGAGGAGGCCGGCGCGGTCGCGGTGATGGCCCTGGAGGCCGTGCCCGCCGACATCCGCAAACGAGGTGGCGTCGCCCGGATGGCCGATCCCGCTGACGTATCGGAGATCGTCGAGTCGGTTTCGGTCCCTGTGATGGGCAAGTCCCGAATCGGCCACACGAAGGAGGCCCAGATCCTCGAAGCGGTGGGAGTCGACATGATCGACGAATCCGAAGTCCTCACTCCCGCCGACGACGCCTACCACATCGACAAGCGAGAGTTCACCGCGCCGTTCGTCTGCGGGGCGCGCGATCTGGGCGAGGCCCTTCGGCGGATCGAGGAGGGCGCGGCGATGATCCGTACGAAGGGCGAGGCCGGCACTGGCGACGTGAACCAGGCCGTGCATCACCAGCGCCAGATCAAGGGGGCGATCAGGCGGATCGAGGGGATGAGCCACGAGGAGCGCGAGGCGTTCGCCCGCGAAATCGAGGCACCGGCCCATCTGGTCCACGAGACCGCCGAGGTCGGTCGGCTGCCGGTCGTGAACTTCGCCGCGGGCGGGATCGCCACCCCCGCCGACGCCGCCTTGATGATGCACCACGGCTGTGACGGCATCTTCGTCGGATCGGGGATCTTCGGCGCCCAGAACCCCGAGGCGATGGCCGACGCGATCGTCGCTGCGACGACCAACTGGGACGGTCCAGAGAAACTCGCCGAGATCGCCTCGAACGTCGGAAAGAGCATGAAGGGCGACGCGAACGTCGATCTGCCCGACGAGGAGAAGATGCAGAACCGGGGCGTCTGA
- a CDS encoding pyridoxamine 5'-phosphate oxidase family protein: MSRGLPREAEELIEGEPLMAHFATSHEDRPHVAPVWYRYESGTLSALITGRKLANVRRNPRVAASIEKSSGGSAEWMVTIRGTATVVEDEGATREALRAINPKYGADPDAWTGNTLVRVDVGSGTYRTYD; the protein is encoded by the coding sequence ATGAGCCGCGGACTGCCGCGCGAGGCCGAGGAGCTGATCGAGGGCGAGCCGCTGATGGCCCATTTCGCCACCAGCCACGAGGACCGGCCCCACGTCGCGCCGGTCTGGTACCGCTACGAGTCGGGCACCCTCTCGGCGCTGATCACCGGCCGGAAACTGGCGAACGTCCGGCGGAACCCGCGGGTCGCGGCCTCCATCGAGAAATCGAGCGGCGGGAGCGCCGAGTGGATGGTCACGATACGCGGGACCGCCACGGTGGTCGAAGACGAGGGGGCGACACGCGAGGCGCTCCGGGCGATCAACCCCAAGTACGGTGCGGACCCGGACGCCTGGACCGGAAACACGCTCGTCCGCGTCGACGTCGGCTCGGGAACCTACCGAACCTACGACTGA